One window of the Microvirga mediterraneensis genome contains the following:
- the glgA gene encoding glycogen synthase GlgA, whose protein sequence is MLESFQLEADAAFPTTAHAELQDSVQPSVSVKRRQSILFVTSEIADYIKAGGLGEVSAALPRALRRQYDVRILIPGYRQVLSQIGPVEEIARLPASFGIPACGLGRGTTQDGLTVYVLLCPELYDRDGSPYVDGFGMDWSDNDIRFARLGLAAADIACGSGDPLWRADLMHLNDWPSGLASAYLAWRGQHIPTILTIHNLAYQGNFDRSRLSYLGIPDAAFQINGVEFYGKVSFLKAGIYYSSHITTVSSTYAQEITRPEFGCGLDGLLRTCAEQGRLDGIINGIDESWDPSRDPYLVSPFSAENWRGKRINADNVRENFGLALSNGPLFAVVSRLVHQKGVDLAISAAETIVSQGGQIAVIGQGEPRFESDLQALANRHPGSVGVKIGYDEGDARRMYAGSDFLLMPSRFEPCGLSQMYAQRFGSLPIAHRTGGLADTIEDGINGFLFGEPSLNRFMDAIKRGLETFRSGSRLTAMRRAAMSRPHGWDRSASRYQEVYERACRTALA, encoded by the coding sequence ATGCTGGAATCATTTCAACTGGAAGCCGATGCGGCTTTCCCGACAACGGCGCATGCCGAATTGCAGGACAGCGTCCAGCCGTCCGTTTCCGTTAAACGACGCCAATCCATCCTCTTCGTCACGTCCGAGATCGCCGATTACATCAAGGCCGGGGGGCTCGGCGAGGTTTCCGCAGCGCTTCCGCGCGCTCTTCGGCGCCAATACGACGTGCGCATTCTCATTCCGGGCTATCGTCAGGTTCTGTCGCAGATCGGTCCGGTGGAAGAAATCGCCCGTCTGCCGGCTTCCTTCGGGATTCCCGCCTGCGGCCTGGGGCGCGGCACGACGCAGGACGGCCTGACGGTCTATGTCCTGCTCTGTCCCGAACTCTATGACCGCGACGGCTCGCCTTATGTCGATGGCTTCGGCATGGACTGGAGCGACAACGACATCCGTTTCGCGCGCCTCGGCCTTGCGGCGGCCGACATCGCCTGCGGCAGCGGCGATCCTCTATGGCGCGCCGATCTCATGCATCTCAACGACTGGCCGTCGGGTCTCGCATCGGCTTACCTGGCTTGGCGCGGACAGCACATCCCGACCATCCTGACAATTCACAACCTGGCCTACCAGGGCAACTTCGACAGAAGCCGGCTGTCGTATCTCGGCATTCCCGACGCGGCGTTTCAGATCAACGGCGTCGAGTTCTACGGAAAAGTCTCCTTCCTGAAGGCGGGCATTTACTACTCTTCCCATATCACGACGGTGAGCTCCACCTATGCCCAGGAGATCACGCGGCCGGAATTCGGATGCGGTCTCGACGGCCTGCTGCGGACCTGTGCCGAGCAGGGACGGCTGGACGGCATCATCAACGGCATCGACGAGAGCTGGGATCCGAGCCGGGATCCCTATCTCGTGAGCCCGTTCTCGGCGGAGAACTGGCGCGGCAAACGCATCAATGCCGACAACGTGCGCGAGAATTTCGGGCTCGCCCTGTCGAATGGGCCGCTCTTCGCTGTCGTGTCCCGCCTCGTTCACCAGAAAGGCGTCGATCTCGCCATCTCGGCGGCGGAAACCATCGTCTCGCAGGGCGGGCAGATCGCCGTCATCGGCCAGGGCGAACCGCGTTTCGAATCCGACCTGCAGGCCCTCGCAAACCGTCATCCCGGTTCCGTCGGCGTGAAGATCGGTTACGACGAGGGCGATGCGCGGCGCATGTATGCCGGCAGCGATTTCCTGCTCATGCCGTCCCGCTTCGAGCCCTGCGGCCTGAGCCAGATGTATGCGCAGCGTTTCGGCTCCCTGCCGATTGCGCATCGAACCGGCGGACTTGCGGATACCATCGAAGACGGCATCAACGGATTCCTGTTCGGGGAACCTTCGCTCAACCGCTTCATGGATGCCATCAAGAGAGGCCTGGAAACCTTCCGGTCGGGATCTCGCCTCACAGCCATGCGAAGGGCTGCGATGAGCCGACCGCACGGTTGGGACCGATCCGCGTCGCGCTATCAGGAAGTCTACGAGCGTGCCTGCCGGACGGCGCTTGCGTAA